The genomic stretch GAGGTGGGATTATTCCACCCAAACTGTAACAAGGATATGAATACCTATAAAAGCATAGGCTAAGCACACCAGAGCATCTTTCAGGGAGAGATTCTCAAACAAGAAAAGGAAGCAAAACAATGAAACAAGTAAAAGGCATTATGACAATCAGCCATGTTGGGATAAGTGTAGATGGAGTACCAATTTTAtttcccttcttctatctattttcAGCAGCTCCTAGCTTCGGCTATTGATCTAATAAGCACTTAAGTATATATCTAACCCTTTacaaaaccaaaatcaatttCCACAATCCATCTAAAACCCACATTAACTAAAACACAAGCTAAAATATGTACACAAAGAGAGAAATTTCTCTTACGTCTTTGCAAGGGATCCCGAGCCGCTTGAGCTTAATAGTTCGAGTGACGAGAAGCTTATTCAAATCTCCAATCTCAGATTCCAACTTCTCCACATGATTTCCTAATCCTCGCCCCACTCCGTTCAAAAACTCCGGAATCCCAACTTTCACTGCATTTTCAAATCAAAGCGATCGCAGCTCATTTATGAAACTGAATCGAACAAGCAAAAAAATAAGATCAGAAGAAAGCATCTTGCAATTTCTTACCCATGTAATGACTGGATTTGGTTGAGAAATTCGCAATTCCAGATACATGATTTGAATTTGTGAAAAATGAAGATAATCGGCTGCTTCCCGTCTGGATTTGCCTCCAAAGAGCCATATCAAAAATGGGGAAATAGATTTTGGATTTTGTCTATAGAGAGCGAAGCATAAACCCTAAGATTGTTCTGGCCTCTAAACGACAGCGTATCAGTGATCTCTTTCTTGtcctcctttttttctttttcctttttaattttttatctatttaacgCAGTAATGTATAGTTTCAAACTTAAATCCGTTTTAAACCTtaga from Salvia splendens isolate huo1 chromosome 15, SspV2, whole genome shotgun sequence encodes the following:
- the LOC121767499 gene encoding uncharacterized protein LOC121767499; this encodes MALWRQIQTGSSRLSSFFTNSNHVSGIANFSTKSSHYMVKVGIPEFLNGVGRGLGNHVEKLESEIGDLNKLLVTRTIKLKRLGIPCKDRKLILKYAHKYRLGLWRPRAEPVNS